From the Ciconia boyciana chromosome 6, ASM3463844v1, whole genome shotgun sequence genome, the window AATGGCCCTTTTAGGTTGTTTTCCTGTGtataaaatagcaaaacaaagcagtgtTCCAGCTTCCAAAAATCTTCCTGTGGTATCATCTCTGTATCGGAGGCACATCTCCTGTGATGTATGTCCTTCACGCCCACTCTCCTGGGGGCCCATGGTGTGGCCACCTGTGGGATGAGCTGTGTCTgacagcaggagagcagcagggcaaTGGCCTGAGGTATCCATCTGGCACTGAAAACCTCCCTAACAACCTCTGGGTTTTAACAGAGAGATTTCTGGAGCCCAGAAGCACACTGCTTGCTTTCAGTTGAGCGCCTGCAGTGTGGGGTTTGAAGCCAGCTAGTGTGCTAGTAGAGGGCACTTCTCTCAGGACGCTGAGTAAAACTGTTTCTCGTTTGCCTGGACAGAGCTGGGGTGTACGGAGTCTGTACCCTATCTTGATAGGCCTCCGTCCCCGCTGGAGTTTTATCGAGAATGGGTGAGTCCGAATAAACCTTGTATAATTCAGAATGCCATCAGCCACTGGCCAGCCCTGAAGAAATGGACCTCAGCGTACCTCAGGTATGAACAAGCTTTGGAGCAGGACTGGTGGTCCATTTCGGTTGACTTCAGTAAAAGGCCCTTCCttaatctttgtttttatcCATAAGATTAGCTCAGATTCCGCCATGCTTCTGTATGAAGGTGTTCAGTCTTGCCGAACTCATGCATAAGTTTCTTCCTGGAAACATACTGTCCTGACCAGTTCCGATGCAGTATGGAGGGTGGGTGTTTTGACTGTGTGCAGCCAACAGACTCAGGCTATCGAAACCCGGTCCGATCCTGTGCTCTGGCCAGTGCTTCACCCTGTAGCCTCGCAGTTAGAGTGGGGCTGTAGTGCTGTAAGAACAGACAGACTTGTTTGTGACTGAGTGcaccttgtttgttttttttttaaaaaaaaacaatgagtGTCTTAACAATgactgatatattttttttacagttcttttttgAGAGGGGATTTCTTGTTAGACCTAAAATCTAtgggtttaaaattaaatttctctcAGAAATAGGGGCTGTTAGCCTCACGATGTGAGTGTCTGTCCGTCTCTGTCCACCCTGTCTCCCTCCTTGATTGCTTTTGAACATATGGCTGCCCATATGGGTTGAGTGGTCCTGAGAATATCAAGCTCTGCCATGATTCATGAAGAGAAGTGGCTGAAGAAAGCCTTCTGCCTGCATGGAGGAAAAGGAGGCTCCTTTGTGAACTCACCTGTTAGACACAAGAGAATTTAGAGGCGTGACAGATACTACAGTTGCCTTGGCCACAGGGAGCAATTGGAGCAGAATGCTGGAGTCCTTATCAGACAGTAGAAAATCTAGTCTAGAGAGACGCATCCATGGAAAGCCAGGCTTCTTATTTTTGCTTGCCGTGAGACGTTCTTTTTAAAGTAACCAGTGTGCAATATATGGGCCAATTGCAGGTCTGGTGATAAacctttgatttattttgcaggGAGGTAGTAGGTCCCAAGGTAGTGAGTGTGGCAGTAACACCAAATGGTTATGCAGATGCGGTGTTTCAGAACCGTTTTGTCATGCCAGAGGAACGCCAAATGCCTTTCACGGACTTGTTGGACATTGTGGAGAAGAAAGTGACCTCTCCCAGCGTATTCTATGTGCAGAAGCAGTGTTCAAACCTCACCGAGGAGTTCCCTGAACTTGTCTGTGATGTGCAGCCTGACATACCGTGGATGAGTGAGGCACTTGGTAAACCTTCTATTTCTCCTATATTCAGTAATATTTTGTATGGAGCTTTAAAACAATCATGCTAGGTACATGGTGAatgtttgttctgtttctggATGCCACAGCTCAGTTTGGTTTCATCCCCTTAGAAAGCAGAAGTGGTAAAATACTTAACAATAGAGTAATCCAAGTTTTGAGTTGTATCAGTATCTCAGTTGTGTATTGGGACCATCACAACTGAAACAATGTGGTGATAGTGCCATATAGCACTTTTCATATAGTGGCTTTTCTCTGATTTAGAGTCACATTTCAACTCGGAGTCATGCTGTTGCTGACAAAGCTAGCATAACAAATGAGTGAAACAACACACAGTCCCCACCCCCTTTGGTAAAATTACAGATGTTTGTTTCTAGTTAAACGCTGTTCTCTTTCAGTTGGTTTCTGTTTTACAGCATGTCTTTCCTTAAAATGTCAATGAAAGTGATTTACTGTGATCTCACCTTCTTTTTGCAACTGTACGTGGATGTGCTGCAGCTTCTCTGTGAGCTAAGTCTTAGGGATTCAGAATGTGGAAACAAAGGGTTGTAACCATCGATTTGGGGATGGATAATACTATGTCATGAAGTCTGATGGGCATTACAGTGGCTTCCAGTGTAGAAGGAGGTTGCTGTTGCTCACAGAGTGCTATTTGCAATGAAACCTGTCATAGTTACGAAGGAAGTTAAGGGACAGAATTTGGCAGTTATtggcagaaaattatttgaaatgcttttaaacatgacacttcaaattcttttttgttgacATTTCTCTATTCCCTAACCATACAGGGAAGAAGCCTGATGCTGTGAATTTCTGGCTTGGGGAATCAGCTGCTGTGACATCTTGTACGTATTGTATGGCGCTGTAAGTCTTCTGCATGCTTTCAGCACAGGTTTAAGCAGGCTCGTTTTGAGTTAGTGGCTCAGTAGGactgtgtgttttttctgacaAGGCAGTTCTACTTTAACATGCTTTTTTGCATTCTGTCTCCTGCACTTCTGCAGCCTCTTGTTGCTGTGTCTCTGGGTGCATCTACCTGGGATTGTGTCAGGCAAGGCACTGACAATTTGCTTCATTGGAGACATTTGCTACAACATTATATTGTTACTTTATGCTCCCAATGGCCgcaagaggaggaagcagcctGATAATAAGAGGACAAGCTGACACTTTCAGTTTACTGTAGTTTCTGATGTAGAGAAGGAAATAACActgattttctctctttctccacatctctttttttctcaatcCTAGTACATAAAGATCATTATGAGAATTTGTACTGTGTGATATCTggagagaaacattttctactGCATCCACCAAGTGACCGTCCCTTCATCCCATATGGTACATAATTTACTACGCAGTATGTCTGAAGGTTGGAAGGAGAAGAGACTAAACTATTGAAAGatatgaaaaaagaagcagagagaacaTTTTGATGTTTATGCAGTGTTATGCTTTCCAGTGTGAACAGAAATCTCTTCTATTTCGTGCTGCAGGTAGTTTGTAATACAAACATTATTCTGAGGTCAGGTTTTCCAGTCCTGTAAAGTAGTAGATTCACTGGTAGTCACGGCAGTCTCTTCAGCTttagaatatttaaattatttaagtatcTTGTTAGTATTGTAGCATGTCATCTTTGATGTTTAACAGGCTTGGATTTTGCCTGCTCACTCTTTTCTCTAGGAAAAAAGCcagcaagctgaaaaataaattgtaatttaatgaaatattcaagTTAATAACTGAATCTCTGAAAactggagaaatgaaaaaagaggtTCTTATGGCAGCATTACTTCACATTGcccattttctatttctttatgTTGCTTTCCTATGTGCACAGTAATAGTTTGTTATGTTGCAGTGTCATCTAGGAGGTGGACAGCTTAACTTTATGCCTCATAAAATAAGACTTTATTTTCCCATGCCTTGACTTTCAGACCTTCAGATTAAGTGAATGCAGAGTGCTATACGACACTAATATAATTTTGCCTAGGTATGTGTGCTGCTACAATACTTAGTTtatattggttttattttgtttacaaccttgaaatcatagaatcatagagtggtttgggttggaagggacctttaagaTTGTCTGTCCATCCCCCCTGCCATTCACTAGATCGGATTGCTCAGGTTgcccgtccaacctgaccttgaacacttccaatgatggggcatccacaacttctctgggcaacctgttccagtgtctcatgaccctcatcgtaaaaaatttcttccttatatccaatctaaatctacacTCTCTCAGTTTgaaactgttgccccttgtcctgtcactacaggccttggtaaaaagtctttctctgtctttcttagaAGCctcctttatatattgaaatgCCGCAATAAGGTTTCCacagagcct encodes:
- the JMJD7 gene encoding bifunctional peptidase and (3S)-lysyl hydroxylase JMJD7 isoform X1, yielding MAEGAVLRAVRGCLAAFPLEARELGCTESVPYLDRPPSPLEFYREWVSPNKPCIIQNAISHWPALKKWTSAYLREVVGPKVVSVAVTPNGYADAVFQNRFVMPEERQMPFTDLLDIVEKKVTSPSVFYVQKQCSNLTEEFPELVCDVQPDIPWMSEALGKKPDAVNFWLGESAAVTSLHKDHYENLYCVISGEKHFLLHPPSDRPFIPYELYQPATYQLSEDGSFEIVDEKSADKVPWIPLDPLNPNLEQYPEYAQAKPLQCTVKAGEMLYLPSLWFHHVQQSHGCIAVNYWYDMEYDLKYSYYQLLDCLTKTVKVL
- the JMJD7 gene encoding bifunctional peptidase and (3S)-lysyl hydroxylase JMJD7 isoform X2; the protein is MHAPTLFSAKCFQELGCTESVPYLDRPPSPLEFYREWVSPNKPCIIQNAISHWPALKKWTSAYLREVVGPKVVSVAVTPNGYADAVFQNRFVMPEERQMPFTDLLDIVEKKVTSPSVFYVQKQCSNLTEEFPELVCDVQPDIPWMSEALGKKPDAVNFWLGESAAVTSLHKDHYENLYCVISGEKHFLLHPPSDRPFIPYELYQPATYQLSEDGSFEIVDEKSADKVPWIPLDPLNPNLEQYPEYAQAKPLQCTVKAGEMLYLPSLWFHHVQQSHGCIAVNYWYDMEYDLKYSYYQLLDCLTKTVKVL